In the Treponema maltophilum ATCC 51939 genome, AAGGGCGGCAATTCACTACCCTCACTTATATACAAATATATTTTCGACTTTAGCTTTATTATGCAGTCTGTATACATCAAAGTCGGCATCTATACTGATTATGCGGCGTATTCCTCTTTCTTCTGCCGCTACAACTAATGTTGCATCCGCAAAGTCCATCGGTCTATCACAATATTTTTTTGTCAGCTCTATTATTCGCTTTATATCAGTCTGCTTGATTTCATGAATGATAACGCCTTCTTTCATGACCCAGCTTAAAAAATTAATTTGAACTTCCATATTGAAATCAAGCATATACATTGCTTCCGTCAATACTGCCGTAGTGGATATAAAACGATAATCGGTATTTTTGATGAATTCTACAATAGCGCGATGATATTTATCATCCCTATCAAATAAAGCGATAAGCGGCCCGGCATCAATGAGAACCGTATTTACCATGCAGCTTTTCCTTTATTTTTTTCTTATATGAAACCGACAAATCACCGCGGCCGCTGCCGTATTGTCCGAAATACATTTTTCCCGATTCATATGAACTCATTCCCGAATCTTCCGTATGGAAAAAAATATCAAGCGCTTCTTTTATCAACTCGCTTTTGTTTTTTTCCTTTAGAGCGGACAATACATTCAGTCTTTGTTCATATTCAAGCGGTAATCGTACGGTAGTCATAGGCACACCTCCGTATTACAAATGTAATACAACCATTGCCGCTTGTCAACACTCGATTTGCGGAATCAGCTCCACAACAGCCAGAGCACAAGGGCGGCCGAAGCGGTGGTAATAAGCGTAAACGGAACGCCGATTTTGCACCAGCCGGCAAACGACAGAGGGCAATCGTGCTTTTTTAAAATTCCCATCGCGGCTATGTTTGCCGAAGCGCCGAAGGGCGTCAAGTTGCCGCCCATGCAGGAACCGACCAACAAGGCAAACATATACAATTCGCTTTTTAAGCCCATATCCTGCGCAAGAGTCGCGGCAACCGGCAGCATAACGATAATATAAGGCACGTTGTCGACAAAGCCCGAAATCAAAACCGATACGAAAATGATAACAAAAAAACCCGCGATTTTATTATCGCCGATGACGCCGCGTAAAAAAAGCGCGAAGTCTTCGAGCAAGCCCGTTTCGGAAATGGTGCCGATGACGACGAAGATTCCGATTAAAAATCCGATGGTTTCCCAATCGAGTTCTTTTACAAGCACGGCCGTTTTGCGAAAACCCTCTTTGCGCACAAGATAAAACCACAATAAACCGCCGACACCGAGCAAAAGCACGATGAGCCCCGAATATTCAATATGAAAAAACGAACAAAAAGCCAAGGCGGCTATCATAACAAGCAGCAAAACGGTCGGGAACAGAGAAAGAACGGGCGCACGCTCAACTTTGATTTTTTGCTTTCCGGCTTTCGCAAAATACAGATAAAAATACAAAGCGCCGGCAATCATGCCCGCCTGCACGACAAAGAAAATCGACATGCGCCCCTGATACACAAAAAAGTCGTTAAATCCGTAACCGGCATAAGACGCGAATATCATCGAAGGAGGATCGCCGACCAAGGTTGCCGTCCCCTGCAGGTTCGCCATAACGGCAAGGCCGGTCATAAAATACACCGGCGTAATGCGCAGTTTTTTACACACCGAAAGCGCAATGGGCGCCATAACCAGCACGGTCGCAACGTTTTCGACAAAGGCCGAAATAATACCGGTCATAACCAAAACGGCGGTAATGGCGCTTCCCGTATTCGGCATCGAATCGATGATCGTATCGGCAAGGCGGTTCGGAACGCGCGAATACAAAAAAAGCTCGGCAATAATGAGCGAGCCGATATAGATGCCTAAAATATTCCAATTTATAAGCGTTAAAAGCGCGTGGGCGGCGGGAACCGCACCGATAACGATAACCAGCGCGCCGGCACCAAGCGAAATCCAATGTTTTTTTGACGGAAATATAACGACAAAAACATACATAAGCGCCGCGAGCGCCAGAACAATCCACTTCATTTCCATGCCACATTCTCCCCTGCCCGTCGGCTACAGACACTGTTTTGCCGAGTAATGCCGCTATAATAACCGTTACGGCACAGAGAATCAAGTATGAATCGGCCGTTTGAATCGGTCGTTTTAAATCGAGTTTTATACGGTTGCCCGGTTCTTTAGTAGCGGATTGCGACTCCAAGCCCCAAACGATCGGCGCCGACTGCGGGCACCAGCGTCACCTTTGTTTTCAAAAGGAGGGCGTCTTCCAGCTTTTTATTGTGCGAAGAAGCAAAAACAATCGGCCTGACGATGCCGAATATCCAAGAGCCGAGACAAAGAGCACCGCCCGATACGAACAGAGCCGCCGCGGTATCGGGATTTGTCTTAAAAAGAATTAAGCCCGAAGTGATACAGCCGATTCCCGCAAGCCCCGTGCCGAGGTTGATAAGACCGCCTGCCGTATCGTGCTGTACAAAAGAGCCGATACCCAAATTCGGCGGAATGCCGATAAAAAAAGAAAACGCATTTAAAGCGACGGACGGAAGCGCGTCGGTTTTGCCCTTTTTATAGAGCGCGGCGCGTTCGTGATAGGGAATTTCGAGCGCCAGCTTTTGAATGTCCGCCTTATTCGCATCGAGATCTTTCATCAATATGTCGATCCGCGCGACATTGTCGGCAACCGTATCTTCGTTGTATACGGCTTCTTGAGCTTTCGCTTCCTGCAAAAAAATGCCGGCACAAATAAAGGCTGCGGCGGCAATAATAAACGTTTTTTTCATATTCGTCCTTCCGGCTTTTATTTTGAAAACGCTTCGTCGATTCGGTCGATAAGATCGCGCGTAACGGTAAACCGTTTAACCGAGCCGTCGTCGAGCGTAATTTCCAAAAGGGCTTTCGAATCATACAGCGCTTGTAAAACCTCTTCAATGCGTTCTTTTTCAAGGGTCGTCGTTACGCGTAAAAGGCCTTCTTTTTTGCTGCGTCTGAGCATCGAAAGATTTTGTAATTCCGCGACGGCCGAATCGGTCAACACAAAACGCGCGGCGGAAATAAACGCGTCGGTTTTGCAGTTCAGTGTAAAATTGACATACGCATCGGTAACGTATGCGCGGCCGTCTTTTTGATAGGTAAAATCGATAAGTACAAAGGCTTTATCGTCTTTGTCCGCACAAATCATTTTTGCCGGCCGCAGATAATACTGCAGATAACCGGAAGATGCGTAGGTAACGAGGACTTTTTCGTTGCCGGATGCATGCGGAATCATCATACAGCCCGAAAGAAAAAAACAGATACATACGCTCGCTAAAAGAATTTTTATTTTTATTATTTTTATTTTCATCGTATGATATGGAATGTTATAAAGCAAAAAAGAAAAAGGGACCGAAAAAGCCGCAGACCGTTAAAGCCTGCGACGATTTCGGCACCCTTACGGTTTCCTTAGTCTCCGGAAACAACCGTGGTTACGGTGCAGTAAGGAATAATGGGGCTTGCGGGCCAATTGATACGAATATCGACCGTTCCGACTTTTTTGATGCCGCCGTTTTTAGCAGCCATCTGAACGCCGCC is a window encoding:
- a CDS encoding P13 family porin — protein: MKKTFIIAAAAFICAGIFLQEAKAQEAVYNEDTVADNVARIDILMKDLDANKADIQKLALEIPYHERAALYKKGKTDALPSVALNAFSFFIGIPPNLGIGSFVQHDTAGGLINLGTGLAGIGCITSGLILFKTNPDTAAALFVSGGALCLGSWIFGIVRPIVFASSHNKKLEDALLLKTKVTLVPAVGADRLGLGVAIRY
- a CDS encoding SLC13 family permease gives rise to the protein MEMKWIVLALAALMYVFVVIFPSKKHWISLGAGALVIVIGAVPAAHALLTLINWNILGIYIGSLIIAELFLYSRVPNRLADTIIDSMPNTGSAITAVLVMTGIISAFVENVATVLVMAPIALSVCKKLRITPVYFMTGLAVMANLQGTATLVGDPPSMIFASYAGYGFNDFFVYQGRMSIFFVVQAGMIAGALYFYLYFAKAGKQKIKVERAPVLSLFPTVLLLVMIAALAFCSFFHIEYSGLIVLLLGVGGLLWFYLVRKEGFRKTAVLVKELDWETIGFLIGIFVVIGTISETGLLEDFALFLRGVIGDNKIAGFFVIIFVSVLISGFVDNVPYIIVMLPVAATLAQDMGLKSELYMFALLVGSCMGGNLTPFGASANIAAMGILKKHDCPLSFAGWCKIGVPFTLITTASAALVLWLLWS
- a CDS encoding type II toxin-antitoxin system VapC family toxin encodes the protein MVNTVLIDAGPLIALFDRDDKYHRAIVEFIKNTDYRFISTTAVLTEAMYMLDFNMEVQINFLSWVMKEGVIIHEIKQTDIKRIIELTKKYCDRPMDFADATLVVAAEERGIRRIISIDADFDVYRLHNKAKVENIFVYK